DNA from Mesorhizobium loti R88b:
TTGCGGGCATCGCGGCGATTGGACTGTTCGTCACGTCAGCCATTGCCCAATCTGCGCCGGCGCCGGTCGGCGTCTGGTACAGCGATGCGGGCGAGACGATGGTTATCGGGCAGACCTGCCAGATCGAGGCCAACGGCACGGTTGGCGCGATCGGACAATGCAGCTGGGATCCATCGTCCAATGGCGGCATCCTGGCCATCATGAACGTCAACGCCTACCAGCCGGCGCCGGTCTATTTCAATATCGTCTGGATCGATGATTCCAGCTTCTCGATTTCCGGCGATGTTTTTCATCGCAGGGGATGACGTTCCGTTGACATCCGTCTCGCCGTTCCAACACCATTAGCGGATGCAATTGACCTGGTCTGAAATTGTCGTCTCCTTTCGCGACAGGCGTTTGGCTAATGCAAACGACCCGTTTGCCTCAGCATTTGCCGGCATCGAAGAGCTCGCGTCTTTCATCGCGGCCGGACCTTTGAACTCGGTTCTGTTCGGATGGACGTCGATGTTCGACCTGTGCATTCAGCAGACCGCCGTCGAGCCCCGTTCCGGACCTCATCTACGGGTCCGTCCGCTGGATTCCGGACAAATCGAATTCCGCTATGTCGACACCCTCATAACTGCGAAGCAGTGGCACAGGGAGGTGGCGCCGGATGCCGTTATGGAGCGGTTTATGCGCTTCATGGATCAACTCGGATGGGCGCGATCTTGAAGAAGACGGAATCGAGAATGGCACCACCGCGCAAGGCGCCGATGGCGCTGACCGAGGCGCTGGTGGCGCGCACCATGCGGGTGGTCGAGGATACCGGGCCGACGCCGGGCATGGTCTATATGACCGACGCCGACTATGCGCGGTTTCGCGACGAGATCCTGGCCTCAGCGCCGCCCGGGCCGCTGAAACTGTTCGCCTATGGCTCGCTGCTGTGGAAGCCGGCCGGCGAGGTGAGGGGTGGCGAGAGGGCGGTGGCGCGGGGTTGGCACCGGTCGTTCTGCTTCACGGTGCAGCGCTTTCGCGGCACGCTGGAGCAGCCTGGGCTCATGATGGCGCTCGACCGCGGCGGCCAATGCCAGGGTATGGTGTTCGAGATCGCCGAGCCGGTTGGCGAAAATCTGGAAGCGCTGCTGCGCCGTGAGATGACTATACTGCCCGCCGTCAACGTGCCGCGCTGGCTGCAGGTGAGGACCGAAGGCGCAGTGAGCCGGGCGCTCGGCTTCGTCGTAGACCCCGCCAATCCGCGCTATGCCGGCAAGCTCGACAAGCCAGCGGTCGCGGCGACGCTCGCCAGGGCCGTCGGCCATTGGGGCTCAGGCGCGCAATATCTGTTCGAGACGATCCGCCATCTCGACGCCTGCGGCATCCGCGACCGTAATCTTTGGCAATTGCAGGAACTGGTGGCGCAGGAGATCGGGCGGGCTCATGCCGCCGGCTAGCCTTAGCTGGCATTTCAGGTGTTGCGCGACTCAGAAAATTTCTAAGCCTTTCCAGCAGCTTATGCGTAAGTGCGGTGAAATCGCTTGATGTGGCGGCACAGCGCCTCGGCGATCGAGGCGCACAGTTTGGAGCCTTTCCAAATCTTCCGCTTGACGAACATATATCCCTGCGGTTATACGTCAACCAATAGCCAACGGGTTATCGATCTGACATGCCAGACGCCCACGACATGCTCTTCAGGACGCTCTCAGACCCGACCAGGCGGGCGATCTTCGAACGGCTGTGTCGCCAGGGAGAGCAGACAGTGGGAGCGCTGACGAGCCAGTCGGGCGTCTCGCAGCCGGCGGTGTCGAAGCATCTCGGCCTGCTGAAGCAGGCCGGGCTGGTGCGCGACCGCCACGAAGGCCGCCAGACGCATTACAGCGCGCAGCTTGGCGCGCTGGCGCCGCTGATGGACTGGACACGGGAGATGGCGGGGTTTTGGGAGGCCCGCTTCGACGATCTCGAGGATTTACTCAAAAGGATGGACCAGTGAACGATACCCGCACTGTCGTCGTCGAGCGGCAGATTTCCCATCCGCCTGAAAAACTCTGGCGCGCGCTGACGCAACCGCATCTGATGCAGGAGTGGCTGATGAAGAATGATTTTGCACCTGTTGTCGGCCACCGCTTCAACATCAGCGCCGATTGGGGCGGCATGCTCGACTGCGAGGTGCTTGCTGTCGAGCCGAACAAGACGCTGTCCTACACCTGGGACCTCGCGCATCAGGATCCGGCCTTCGATCTCAGGAGCGTGGTGACCTTCACGCTGACCCCGACGCCTGAGGGAACGCATCTGCGCATGGAGCAATCCGGTTTCCGGCCCGAGCAGAGGCGGGCTTATGGCGGCGCCAAGATGGGATGGCCGCAATTCCTGGAGAAGCTGGAGCAGCTTCTCGACCGGACGGATTAGTCCGCCGGCCAGATTGAAAATCGCAGCTGGCGAAACAGGGCGGCCTGCCGCCAGCAAAAGCTATGGAGAAAGACGATGAAGATCAAACTGACCAGCATCCATGTCGACGACCAGGACAAGGCGCTTGCCTTCTAC
Protein-coding regions in this window:
- a CDS encoding SRPBCC family protein, giving the protein MNDTRTVVVERQISHPPEKLWRALTQPHLMQEWLMKNDFAPVVGHRFNISADWGGMLDCEVLAVEPNKTLSYTWDLAHQDPAFDLRSVVTFTLTPTPEGTHLRMEQSGFRPEQRRAYGGAKMGWPQFLEKLEQLLDRTD
- a CDS encoding ArsR/SmtB family transcription factor, whose translation is MPDAHDMLFRTLSDPTRRAIFERLCRQGEQTVGALTSQSGVSQPAVSKHLGLLKQAGLVRDRHEGRQTHYSAQLGALAPLMDWTREMAGFWEARFDDLEDLLKRMDQ
- a CDS encoding gamma-glutamylcyclotransferase, with the protein product MAPPRKAPMALTEALVARTMRVVEDTGPTPGMVYMTDADYARFRDEILASAPPGPLKLFAYGSLLWKPAGEVRGGERAVARGWHRSFCFTVQRFRGTLEQPGLMMALDRGGQCQGMVFEIAEPVGENLEALLRREMTILPAVNVPRWLQVRTEGAVSRALGFVVDPANPRYAGKLDKPAVAATLARAVGHWGSGAQYLFETIRHLDACGIRDRNLWQLQELVAQEIGRAHAAG